The following DNA comes from Polycladomyces subterraneus.
AATCCCCCTCTCAACCCTCATCATGGACGACCGCCCAAATGGGCGGTTTTTTCCTTTTATTGTCCACCACATCATTTGTTTCTCTTGATGGGAAACTATTCGCAGGGGGTGGAAACATGGCTCGAAAACGGCGCAGGCGATTGTTGGTGCCCGAGTCGCGGCCGGCCCTGGCGCGCTTGAAAGCCCAAGTGATGAGCAAAGAATTGGGTGTAGGACCGCTGTCGCCCGACCAGGTCAAAATGGAAGTGGCCAAGCAAGTCGGCGTACCCCTTAAACCCGGTGACAACGGAGATTTGAAAACGTCCGATGCCGGAAAAATCGGCGGCACCATCGGTGGCCACATGGTACGGGAAATGGTCAAACTGGCGCAGGAGCAGCTGGCGCGTCAACGATCCCAGCCCTAGACCACGGTTCATTTGGGTCGTCAGGTTGTCGACAATGTCCGAGGGATCCGATTTCTCACGCGTGACCTTTGAGCGCAGTGATTCAGGAGCGAGAGGGAAATCGGCACACCCGG
Coding sequences within:
- a CDS encoding alpha/beta-type small acid-soluble spore protein; the encoded protein is MARKRRRRLLVPESRPALARLKAQVMSKELGVGPLSPDQVKMEVAKQVGVPLKPGDNGDLKTSDAGKIGGTIGGHMVREMVKLAQEQLARQRSQP